The nucleotide window ATGTCTATTCCATGGCCCTGTTCGGGGTGCTGGGCTACGCGCTGGTGAAGCTCGACTGCGAGCCGGCGCCGCTGCTGCTCGGCTTCGTCATCGGCCCCATGCTGGAGGAATACCTGCGCCGCGCCATGCTGATCTCGCGGGGCGATCCCATGGTGTTCGTGACGCGCCCCATCTCCGCCATCCTGTTGGCGCTGGCGGCGGCGGCGCTGGTGGTGGTGCTGTTGCCCTCTGTGCGCAAGACCCGCGAGGAGGCCTTCAAGGAATAGCGGCGAAGCGGGGAGGGGCGGAGTTCCGCAGCGGGGTAACGACGTCCCTGTGGAAAAACCACACCTCCCACTCTTGCCAGCCCCGAACGCATTTGCTACACGGACGCCTCCTTCCGAGGGGCACACCTTCGGAACGGGCGCATAGCTCAGTTGGTAGAGCAGCTGACTCTTAATCAGCGGGTCCTAGGTTCGAGCCCTAGTGCGCCCACCACTAAAATCAAAGACTTAGAGCGGTTTTGCCGTTTCAGTTTCCGGAACTGAAGCGGTTTTCGCCGTGGGTTGCGATCCCCGCCGCATGGCGCACGCCAGTCCATGGCGGGGCGCGCATCCGCCTGCGGACGGTTCATCCGCAAACTGCCGGTCTGATTCTGCCGATGTCCCGCGCGGGTTCCGTTCGCATCGGCTCACGGAACCCACGCGGGTGTCGTTTCACGTATCTTCTTGATGCGAACAGCAATCCGCTTCGCCTGAAGCGCTCTCGCTGAAGGCTTGCGCTATCCGATGATCACTTTCAGGGCTCGGGTCTGCGCGGCCTTCTCGAAGGTCTCGTAGGCTTCGAGGATGTCGGCGAGGGCGAAGCGATGGGTGATCAGCCTTTGCGGATCGAGCTTCTTCGACTGCACCGTCTTCAGCAGCATCGGCGTCGTCACGGTGTCCACCAGCCGCGTGGTGAGGGTGATGTTGTGAGCCCACAAGCGTTCAAGGTGGAGGTCGGCCTTGGTGCCGTGAACCCCCACATTGGCGATGGTGCCGCCGGGGGCCACGATGTCCTGGCACAGCACGAAGGTGGCGGGAATGCCGACCGCCTCAATCGCGGTGTCCACGCCGATGCCGCCAGTCAGGGCCATGACCCGCTCGACCGCATTCTCGCGGCCGCTGTTCACCGTCTTCGTGGCGCCGAAGGTCAGGGCGACTTCCAGGCGGTTGTCGTCGAGATCGATCATGATGATCTCGGCGGGGGAGTAGAATTGCGCGGTAAGGAGCGCCGCCAGGCCCACGGGCCCAGCCCCTACGATGGCAACAGTGCTGCCGGGCTGCACCTTGCCGTTCAGCACGCCGCACTCGAAGCCGGTGGGCAGGATATCGCTGAGCATGACGAGGGCTTCCTCGTCCATGCCGTCTGGGATGCGATGCAGGGAGGTGTCCGCAAAGGGAATGCGGACATATTCGGCCTGCGTCCCGTGGATGGTGTGGCCGAGCATCCAGCCGGCGACGGAGCAGTGGGAATACATGCCGCGCTTGCAGTACTCACAGCGCCCGCAGGATGAGATGCAGGAGATGAGGACATGGTCCCCTTTCCTGAAGGCCGAGACCGCCTGGCCAACCTCCTCGATGACGCCGACGCCCTCGTGGCCAAGCACGGTGCCGGGCTTCACGGTGGGCACGTCGCCCTTCAGGATGTGCAGGTCGCTGCCGCATATGGTCGTCCGCAGGATCTTCACCACGGCGTCGGTAGGCTGTTCGATCCGCGGATGCGGCACTTCCTCCAGCGCCTTCTTGCCGGGGCCACGATAGACCAGACCCTTCATGAGGGATCTCCCTTTCCAGTGTCGTTGAATTGGCGGCACGCGGGACAACGGCCGCTTTCCGCGCCGCCTCCTCGGCAAAACAGATGCCATGGCTGAAGGCCGCGCATTCGCATGCTTCTCCCGTGCGGTGGGACTGCCGTGCTGTCCGCAATTGCTACTCCCGCGGACGGATTTCGGTCGCCCGGAGTGCTCCCTTGGGGGCGGCCACGCTTCTCCCAGCGAGGGCCACGCGGTGGCACGCACGGTGCAGGAGCGCCGGCGCAACGACGACGCGACAGCGGCAGGACGCATCATGAAGCTTGGCAACGCAGTATCCATCGTCGGCTGGGGCCATTCGCCCTTCGGCCGGCTGGCCCACATGGACATGGAGGCGCTCATCGCAGCGGTCTGCCACGAAGCGCTGGTTCATTCCGGCTTCCCGGCCGAGCGCATGGACGGCGTCTGGCTCGGCAATCTCAACGGCGGCTTCGTGCCGGAGATCTTCTGCTCGTCCCTGCCCATGAATGGCGAGCCGGGCCTGCGCTGGAAGCCGGCGACGCGGGTCGAGAACGCCTGTGCCTCCGGGGCCGGGGCCATCTTCGCCGCCTGTGACGCCATCCAGTCCGGCCGCGCGCGCCTCGCCCTCGTGGTGGGTGCGGAGAAAATGACCGCGGTCTCCGGCGAGGAGGTGACGCGCATCCTCGGCTCGGCCTCCTACGTCAAGGAGGAGGCGAACTGCGGCAAGACCTTCCCGTCCATCTTCGGGGAGATCGCCGGCGCCTATTTCGAGCGTTATGGCGACCATGCGCAGGCGCTGGCGAAGATCGCGGTGAAAAACCACGCCAACGGTGTGTCCAACCCCTTCGCGCAGATGCGCAAGGCGCTCGATTTCGAATTCTGCAATACCGTCTCGGAGAAGAACCCGGTCATTGCCGGGCCGCTGCGCAAGACCGACTGCTCGCTGGTTTCGGACGGCGCGGCGGCCGTGGTGCTCGCATCCGACGATCTCATCGGCGAGGCACAGCGCGCCGTGCGCATTCGTGCCCGGGCGCAGGTGAACGACCTTTTGCCCATGTCGCGCCGCGATCCGGTGCGCTTCGAGGGGCCGCGACGCGCCTTCGCCGCGGCCTTCGCCGAGGCCGGCATAACGGTCGGCGATCTCTCATTTGCCGAGGTCCACGACTGCTTCACCATCGCGGAGCTTTTGGCCTACGAGGCCATGGGGCTCGCTCCGGAAGGGCAGGGGGCGCGGGTGCTGGAGGATGGAACGGTAGCCCGTGGCGGCCGTCTCCCGGTGAACGTCTCTGGCGGCCTCAAGGCGAAGGGCCACCCCATCGGCGCCACCGGCGTGTCCATGCACGTCCTGTCCGCCATGCAGCTCACCGGCACCGCCGGCGACATGCAGGTTCCCGGTGCCAGCCTTGGCGGGGTGTTCAACATGGGTGGCTCAGCGGTGGCGAACTATGTGAGCGTGCTTGAGCCGGTGAAGTGAGGCGAGGCCGCGCGGCGGTGTCGCCGCGCGGCTTCACGAGGCGGCAGCGGCGGGCCGGCCCTTGCCCAGCCTCACGGAATTGATGTGCCAGGCGTCGGTCTCGAAGCTGCTGCGGCCCTGCACCGGCATGCGGGCACTGAGCCAGCAGCGCGTCGGCAGCAGGGGAGCGGTTGCGGCCGCCCGCAGGGCGACAGCGTCACCGGGCAGGTCGGCGAGGCGGCGGCGGATGTCGTCGATGGCTGCCTCCGGCAGGTTACGGACGATGAACACGAGTCGTCCCCGCATGTCGAAGCGCGTGCCCTCCTTCGGCCAGCGCGGCAGGCGCACCGGGGGATAGGCGACCTGTTCCACGCACTGCACCACCACCGGTGCGCCGAGGCCGGCCACGTTCATCAGCCCCTTTACCCGCAGCAGGTGCGATCCGTATTTGGCGAGAATCTCTCCCATGGCCACCGCGAAGCCGCGCCAGGGCACCTGATGGTTGAAGAAGCAGGTGAAGCTCACCGGCAGCGCCTGTGCCCCGTGGGCGGAGGGCGGGGCCTCGCCGGCGCGGGCGGCGGCTTCCGTCTCGGCCACAAAGCGCTCCACCTCCGCCGGCAGGCTGCCCGGCGCATAAAGTCCGGCGCCCAGGATGCGCCGGGGCTCGATCTCGCCATGGGTCACGACAAGGCGCGGAGCCGACGGATTGAGCACGTCGAGCCGGGCATCGAGCTGCTCGCGGGCGCTACGATCGGCAAGGTCCGCCTTGGTGAGGAGGATGCGGTCGGCCATGCCCACCTGGCGGCGCGCCTCCTCGTTCCGGTCCAGTTGCTCGGCGCCAAGGCCGGTGTCCACCAGCGTGACGACGCCGTCGCAGCGGAAGCGGGCGGCGACGTAGCGCTGCTCCATCAGGGTCCAGACCACCGGTATGGGATCGGCAAGGCCGGTGGTCTCGATCACCACGCGGCGCACCTGCGGGATCTGCCGCCGCGCGAGCTTGTCATGGAGCGTTTCGAGAGCCGCCACGAGATCGCCGCGTACGGTGCAGCACACGCATCCGGACTCGAGCAGCACCATGGTCTCGCCGACCTGCTCCACCAGCTGGTGGTCGATACCCACGGCGCCGAATTCGTTGATGAGCAGCGCGGTGCCGGCCATGTCCGGATGGGTGACGAGGCGGTTGAGCAGCGTGGTCTTGCCGGCGCCGAGGAAGCCGGTGAGCACGGTGACGGGGATGCGCGGGTCGATGGGCGGATCGGTAGGATCGTGTTCGGTCATGGGCGGTCTCGCAGCGGGCGCCGGCAGCGCTGGGATGTCGCGGGAGCGCAGCAACGCCCGTGCCACCGGGGCAAAGCCTGCCCGTGGTGTCCCAAGCGGGTCGAAGGCGTTCGATTTCCGGCCGCCGTCGCATTCGAAAATCGAACGGCGTAGTGCGCCTTCCGCGAGGTTGCGCCGGGGCGGAACCGCAGGAAGTCTCGATACCTGAAGGGCGTGCGGCATGGCATGATCGATGCTACGCTCACTCCCAGGCATGATGACCTTGCAACGGCGAGGCGCAGGCCGTTGTCGCTGCAAATGGAGTAGACTGGAGCGGGTGGGTTCGCACCGCGGCTGTCACAGACCCAAGACCACAAGACCCAAGACCACAAGACCGAAGAGAAAAGTCCGCCCACGAAAACGCAGACAGCAGATCTGCCCGGGTGGCGGCACACCGGCCGGCTCACCGAGCCCGCCGGGGGAGGACAAAAATGCCTTTCGGACGGACCGGACAAAAGTTCTCGGTGCCTGAGAACGACGACAAAGTAATGACGTCGTGGGAGCAATTCCTCGGCGGTGACGAGTTCGGCTCCGACGCGCTGCGCCGGCTCGTCGATGATTCCTGGCGTCGCTGCCTCAACAACAGCGTGGACCCGCAACGCGACCAGGCCCCGCCGCCCATGCGCGAGGACTCGCTGCATTCCCTGCGCGACGACTGCCGTGAGCTGCTGGAGGCGAGCCAGCCGGTGATGGCCTCGGCGCGGGAGTTCCTCGCTGAGACCGGCACCGTGATGGTTCTCACCGACGGCGCCGGCGTCATCCTCAACCTGGAGGGGGACATGCGGCTGCGGGACGCGGCGGCCAACATCCACCTGCTGTCGGGCGCCAGCTGGAGCGAGCAGGCGTGCGG belongs to Xanthobacter autotrophicus Py2 and includes:
- a CDS encoding Alcohol dehydrogenase GroES domain protein (PFAM: Alcohol dehydrogenase zinc-binding domain protein; Alcohol dehydrogenase GroES domain protein~KEGG: bbt:BBta_0924 putative zinc-dependent alcohol dehydrogenase (oxidoreductase)) yields the protein MKGLVYRGPGKKALEEVPHPRIEQPTDAVVKILRTTICGSDLHILKGDVPTVKPGTVLGHEGVGVIEEVGQAVSAFRKGDHVLISCISSCGRCEYCKRGMYSHCSVAGWMLGHTIHGTQAEYVRIPFADTSLHRIPDGMDEEALVMLSDILPTGFECGVLNGKVQPGSTVAIVGAGPVGLAALLTAQFYSPAEIIMIDLDDNRLEVALTFGATKTVNSGRENAVERVMALTGGIGVDTAIEAVGIPATFVLCQDIVAPGGTIANVGVHGTKADLHLERLWAHNITLTTRLVDTVTTPMLLKTVQSKKLDPQRLITHRFALADILEAYETFEKAAQTRALKVIIG
- a CDS encoding Propanoyl-CoA C-acyltransferase (PFAM: Thiolase~KEGG: rfr:Rfer_3283 thiolase), which codes for MAEGRAFACFSRAVGLPCCPQLLLPRTDFGRPECSLGGGHASPSEGHAVARTVQERRRNDDATAAGRIMKLGNAVSIVGWGHSPFGRLAHMDMEALIAAVCHEALVHSGFPAERMDGVWLGNLNGGFVPEIFCSSLPMNGEPGLRWKPATRVENACASGAGAIFAACDAIQSGRARLALVVGAEKMTAVSGEEVTRILGSASYVKEEANCGKTFPSIFGEIAGAYFERYGDHAQALAKIAVKNHANGVSNPFAQMRKALDFEFCNTVSEKNPVIAGPLRKTDCSLVSDGAAAVVLASDDLIGEAQRAVRIRARAQVNDLLPMSRRDPVRFEGPRRAFAAAFAEAGITVGDLSFAEVHDCFTIAELLAYEAMGLAPEGQGARVLEDGTVARGGRLPVNVSGGLKAKGHPIGATGVSMHVLSAMQLTGTAGDMQVPGASLGGVFNMGGSAVANYVSVLEPVK
- a CDS encoding cobalamin synthesis protein P47K (PFAM: cobalamin synthesis protein P47K; cobalamin synthesis CobW domain protein~KEGG: gur:Gura_4357 cobalamin synthesis protein, P47K), with translation MTEHDPTDPPIDPRIPVTVLTGFLGAGKTTLLNRLVTHPDMAGTALLINEFGAVGIDHQLVEQVGETMVLLESGCVCCTVRGDLVAALETLHDKLARRQIPQVRRVVIETTGLADPIPVVWTLMEQRYVAARFRCDGVVTLVDTGLGAEQLDRNEEARRQVGMADRILLTKADLADRSAREQLDARLDVLNPSAPRLVVTHGEIEPRRILGAGLYAPGSLPAEVERFVAETEAAARAGEAPPSAHGAQALPVSFTCFFNHQVPWRGFAVAMGEILAKYGSHLLRVKGLMNVAGLGAPVVVQCVEQVAYPPVRLPRWPKEGTRFDMRGRLVFIVRNLPEAAIDDIRRRLADLPGDAVALRAAATAPLLPTRCWLSARMPVQGRSSFETDAWHINSVRLGKGRPAAAAS